DNA from Longimicrobiales bacterium:
CGTCGCCACTCTCCACGACGCGCTGGTACGCAGCGGCGGCCTCCTCGTACTTCCCTTCCCTGTACAGCCTGTTGCCCTTCTCCACATCGCCGACACCGAAACCCGCCGCGCCGAGCAGCAGAGCAACCATCGTCGCGTGCACCACACGGCGGCGTGCAGGCCGCGCCCGGCGAGCCGCCTCACCCGCGGCCGCTTCCTCATCCGTCAGCGGGCGGCGCGTGCGGGTCGTGCGCCGGGCGCCGCCGTACAGCAGCATGTCCAGCCCCAGCATGATGAGCGCGAGCGCGGCAAAGAGGGCGAAGCGCTCGCGCGGCTCGACGCGCTGAGTGCTCTCACCCTCCTCGCGCTGCATTCCCTGCAGCTCATCGATCACGCGCGCGAGTGCGGCCGCGTCGTCCATGCGCACATACCGACCCCCCGTCCGCTGCGCGACGCTGCGCAGGAGGTTCTCATCGAGTCGCGAGATCACGATCTGACCCGCCTCGTCACGCTTGAAGCCGATAACCTGTCCAGTCGCCGGGTCGATATCCGGTACGCGGTCACCGTCCGGCGTGCCGACGCCGATCGTGATGAAGCGCACACCCGCACGCGCGGCACGGTCCGCGGCCGCCTCCACGCCGCCGACCTCCTCGAGTGCTTCGCCATCGCTGAGCAGGACCACGGCACGCTCACCGCCAGCGGTCTCGGATCCACGAACGAGATCGGTCGCCTGCGCGATCGCGGCGGCGAGCGACGAGCCGCCCTGGCTGACCATCTCCGGATCGAGTGCATCGAGATAGAGCTCGAGCGCGCTGTGATCACTGGTCAGCGGCGACAGGATGTATGCACGCCCGGCGAACACGACGAGGCCGAAGCGGTCGCCCGGCAGCTCGCGCAGCATCCGGCGCGCGAACAGCCGCGCACGCTCCAGGCGGTTCGGCTCCACGTCCGGCACGAGCATCGACTTCGATATATCGGTCGCCACGACGACGTTCAGCGACAGTGTCTGCCCTTCGCCCGTGCGATAGCCCCAGCGCGGTCCGGCTGCGGCTGCCCCGAGGGATGCGCCCGCGAGCACGAGCAGGACAAGGCGCGGCATCGGGAACCGCAGCAGGTCGGCACCGCCCAGGCGGGCGAGCAGGTGCGGATCACTGAATGCGCGCGCGATCCGCTCGCGCCGGCGCGCGTAGAGCCACACCGCGCCAGCCAGCAGAAGCGGGACGATGAAGATGAGCGGCAGCAGGTCCGGTCGTGCGAAGCTCATGGCACCCTCCCGAAGCGGCTGGCGCGCAGAGACCATTCCGTGATCAGCGCGAGCATGGCGAAGGCGATCAGTGGCAGGTAGTGCGGCGTGTAGTTGACATAGCGCCGCACCTCCACGTCGGTACGCTCCAGCTGATCGATCCGGCCGTAGATGCTGTCGAGCGCTTCTTCGTTCGTGGCACGGAAATACTGCCCCCCGCTCGTCGCCGCGATCTCGCGCAGCAGATCCTCATCGATGTGCACTGGCAGATTCGCGTACTGCACACCGAACGGGCCGGTCGCTATAGGAATGGGCGCGACGCCGTCGCTCCCGACGCCGATCGTGTAGATTCTGATGTCGAACGCGGCCGCAGCCTGCGCGGCCGTGAGCGGGTCGATATCGCCGCGGTTGTTCTCCCCGTCCGTCATGAGGATCATCACGCGTGACTCGCCCGGGGCGCGCCGCAGGCGGTTGGCGGCCGTTGCGATGGCCGTGCCGATCGCCGTTCCATCCTCCAGCATCCCCGTACCTGCGGAGAGCTGGTCGAGTGCCTGGTAGATCACCGGGTAGTCGATGGTGATCGGGACCTGGGTGAGTGCCTCGCCGGCGAACGCGACCAGTCCGATCCGGTCGTACTGCCTGCCCCGCACGAACTCTGCAACCGTCTCCTTCGCGACCGCCAGCCGGTTACGCGTGTTGCTGCGGCCTTCCTCATCCTCGACGGAGAGGTCCTCGGCCAGCATCGAGCTGGAGATGTCGACGACTACGGCAATCGCGATACCTTCCGCATCGATGTCCACCACGGCCGCACCGGTGCGCGGTGTGGCGATCGCAACGATGAGCGCGGTGACGGCCAGTGCACGGAGCCAGCCGGGCACGCGCGCAAGCCATTGGGCGCTGCGCGGGGCGACGCGGCCAAGGAGGCCGGCGCGCGAGAACGTGAGCGAGCGCGGCTGCTCACGTCGCGTGAGCCACACATACAGCGGGATACCGAGCAGCAGCAGCAGCGCCCAGGGATTCGCGAAGCCTACGCTCATGCCGCCCTCCGCTCGTCGGGCGCATCGGGTTCCAGCCGCGCCGCGAACCGTTCGATCCATGTCCTGGCGGCGTCGAGATCACCGCTCGCGGTGTCCCTCGTCGTTACGGCGCGCGCGAACTTCACCATGTCGGCAGCGCCGAGAATGCGTGTGAGCTCGAGCGCGTCCTGCATGCCGGCATCGGCCCGGAGTCTGACTGCGAGCTCGGACGTGGTGAGGTCCGTGCTCCAGCTGGGCTCCATCGCCGCAGCATAATGCCGCAGCGTCTCCGTCAACCGGCCGTAGAACTCCCTGAACTCGCCGCGTTCGATCAGGCCCTCACGGCGCAGCGCAGTGAGCTGAGCGAGCGCCACCTCCAGCGGCGGGACCGCGGGTGTGAACACGATCGGTGCCTCGGCGCGGCGACGACGCCGCCACCACGCGTACAGCGCCGCAGCAACCAGTGCGGCGATCAGCAGCGCCAGCAGAATGGGCCACCAGAGGCGGTTGGCGCCGAGCACGTCCTTCGCCGGTTTCGGCTCGATACCGGCGGTGTCCGCGGGAAGGACGGAGGTGACCTCGAACGTCGGCAGCTGCACCTGCAGTGTCGTGTCGCGCTGAGCGCCGGTGATGCGCAGGGTCACGGGTGACAGCTCGTAGGTCCCCGGTCTCCACGCGGCGAGCGGATAGAGCAACGTGGCCTGGCGCACGCCGCCGGCAGTATCGAAGCGGACCTCGCGGCGGCCGGCGTGCTCGATGTCATCGACCAGGGCGAGGGAATCCGGTGCAACGAGCCTGAAGCCTTCGGGCAGCTCGACGCGCACGGCCGCATGGAACACGTCACCGACCGTGATCGACTCGGGGACCACGGCGGCACGCGGCTGCTGCGCGGCGGCGCTGCCGGCACAAAGAACGAGCAGAACGACGCCGAAGCATCTCATCGTCCGCGCTGCCGCTCACGTCGGCGGAAGAATGCCAGCAGCGGCTTCACGTACGGCTGGTCCGTTCGTACCTCGATCTCATCGACGCCGAGGCGTCGGAACAGCTTGCGCGTTTCACTGCGCTCACGCGTGAGCAGATCCGAGAACTCATCGTGCACGTCGTCACGACCCGTATCCACCCATGTCAGCTCACCCGTCTCCGGGTCCTCAAGCGCGACGATGCCGACATCCGGCAGATCGAGCTCCGCAGGATCGGAGATCGACACGCCCACGACATCGTGACGACGGGAGACGAGACGGAGCGTCTTCTCCCAGCGTGCGGCCTCCGCGGCGGCCGCGCCGTCGTCGGCGGAACGCACGGCGAAATCGCTCAGCAGGAAGATGATGCCGCGGTGGGCCAGCAGGCGCGCCGCGTAATCGAGCGCGCCGGCGATGTCCGTACCTCGACCGCGCGGATGGAACGCCAGCACGTCGCGGATGAGGCGGAGCGCGTGACGGCGCCCCTTCCGCGGCGGTACGACATGCTCGACATGATCGCTGAAGATGAGGAGACCGACACGATCGTTGTTACGCACTGCGGACAGTGCGAGCACCGCGGCCAGCTCTGCCGCGAGCTCCGCCTTGAAGCGACCGCGCGTGCCGAACTGCTCCGAGCCGGAGAGGTCCACGACGAGGAGCACCGTCAGCTCGCGCTCCTCGACGTGCTTCTTCACGTACGGGTGACCCGTACGTGCGGTTACGTTCCAGTCGATGTTGCGCACGTCGTCGCCGGGCTCGTATTCGCGCACTTCGGAGAACTCCATGCCCTGGCCCCGGAACACGCTCTGATATTCGCCGCCGAAGATCGACGTCACGAGACCGCGCGTGCGCAGCTCGATCTGCCGCACCTGACGCAGCACGTCGCGCGTCGCGGGAGCTGTCGACTCCGGCTCGGGCGCGGGCGGGCGGCGCAGGAAACGGATCACGGCACCTCGACCGCCGCGAACACGCGCGCCACGATGTCGTCCGACGTCACTTCCTCCGCCTCCGCCTCGAAGCTCGTGATGATGCGATGCCGGAGCACATCCGGCCCGATCGCCTTCACATCATCGGGCAGCACGTAGCCGCGGCCATCCAGGTATGCGTGCGCACGCGCACAGAGCGCCAGGTAGATGCTGGCCCGCGGGGATGCACCGTACTGTATGAGCGGCGCGATGCTGCTCAGCCCGTAATCCGCCGGCTCGCGGGTCGCGTGCACGATCGAGACGATGTAATCCTCGATCTTCTCATCCATGTACACGCCCAGTATCTCCTGCCGCGCGCTCAGGATCTCTTCCGGCGTGGCCACGCGCTCGAGCACGACAGGATCCCGTCCCGCCATGCGTCGCATGATCTCCTTCTCGTCGGACTTCGGCGGATAGCCGACCCGCAGCTTGAGCATGAAGCGGTCTACCTGTGCCTCCGGCAGCGGGTAGGTGCCCTCCTGCTCGATCGGATTCTGTGTTGCCAGGACGAGGAAAGGTTTCGGCAGCGGGAACGTCTCGCCACCGAGCGTCACCTGGTGCTCCTGCATCGCCTCCAGCAGCGCAGCCTGCACCTTGGGCGGCGCGCGGTTGATCTCGTCGGCGAGCAGGATGTTGGCGAAGATGGGACCGCGCCGGGCGGTGAAGTCGCCGGTCCGCTGGTTGTAGATCATCGTGCCGACGACGTCGGCGGGCAGCAGGTCGGGCGTGAACTGTATGCGCTCGAACGTCGCGGACATGGCATCGGCGAGTGACCGGACCGTCAGCGTCTTGGCCAGACCGGGCACGCCTTCGAGCAGCACGTGGCCGCCGGTGAGCAGACCGACGAGCAGCCGATCGATCATCGCTTCCTGTCCGACTACCCGCTTGCGCAGCTCCGTGCGAATACGCTCCGCCAGCTCGCGTCCCGCGGCAGGCGTGGTCGACACCGTTCCTTCCACCAACGGCCCCCTCCGTAATCTTCAGGTATCACCGAGCCGCGCAAATGAATGGCTCAGCGCTTCGTGCGTTCACCCCGGTCTTCGTATCGGAACACCCATGCAGCCATACGGCCCGGTCGGACGCTCACACCGCGGTCCCCCGGCTCGGCGTCCGTGCGCGAGCCGTGCAGCGGACCGGGACCCGCGTTCAGCTCCTGCAGCATGTGCTGCGCCCGCTCACTCCATTTACGCCAGTTCGACGGCCGAAGGTCCACCCAGCCCGCGTCTGCCAGACGCGGATCCCGCGGCGACTGTCCGCCCTCCGGTGCGATTTTCACGTCGGGGCCGCGCAGCAGGGACGCGCCGTCAGGCAGGAGGATCGGCAGCCCGATCGTCAGGATCCGGCTGCGCAGGTCGTCGTCATCCGTGATGAGACGGTGCGCTGCAGACGCCATGGTGTCTGCATCCATGTCCGCGACCGCGCCCAGCCCGTCGTGGAGGCGGGCGAGGATAGCGGATTCGAAGAGCAGCTTCGAGAGACGCGGCGGGCCGAGCATCTCGTACGCCACCGCCTCCTCGCCATTCTCGCGCTCGAGCGCCGCCATGCGGTCCAGTGCCACCTCGCGCAGCACGCCCGCGCGGTAGGTCGGGCCCGATGTCGCGCCGTCCAGCGCAGCCACGATATCGCGGCCGGTGGGATACCCGCGGATCTCACGCACGACGTTCGTCGCGATCTCCTCCGGCGTGATGAACTCCATCAGCCCGAGCGCGGTGAGCGTCTCGAACTCGCCCATGCTGAATAGTCCGTTCTCGCCCGCATCGATGAACACGCCGGTCAGCGGCTCATCCAGCTCGCGGTACTCGGGGGGGCTGTCGAACGCGTGCTCGACCGGCACCGGCGCAGCGGCATCGATGCGTTGAATGACGCGGCCGCGCCGTCTGATCTCGCCGCATGCGATGCGCTTCCAGCTGATCGCCGCCGTGGGCTTGATCTCCTTCACTGCGGGTGCGCCCGGCGTGCGTGCCATCAGATACAGAAGGAGCGAATGCGCCCCCGCCACGCCGGACTTGGCGAGCAGCATCCGGCTCGGCCGCTCCTCCGAGTGTGTGAACGGGATATTGAGGCCCATGCCGCCCGTCCCGGCAGTGCCGACCTTGATGTAGAAACCGGTATCCGCGCGACGCATCGCCTCGAGTGCGATCTGCACGTGACGGATGAGCTGCGGCAGGTACAGCGTGGCGAGGTGACCCTCGATGACATCGTTGGGGACGCTACCAGCTTCACTGAGTGACCGCAGATTCGCGGCGCTGTCGAACACGTTCTGATAGGCGAACGCCGTCGCCGTGTTGATGCAGTCCACGACGATGGCGGGACGCGTGCGCGCGATCAGCGCACCGAGTGCCGAACGAGCGACCACTTCCTCCGTCAGCTCCCCGTACAGATCATCGAGCAGCAGCCGGCGCGCGGCGGTGTCGCCGAGGACCTCATGACGCGGGCGCTCACGCATCTCATCCCGCTGGAACAGGTCACCCCATGCTGCCTCCAGTCGCGTATCCTCCAGACGCGCGGGATCGCACTCCAGCTCTGCAACCGCCGCCTCCGCCTCCTCACGAGTGAGGCCGCTGATCGCGAGCAGGGCCGGCGCATGCGGCATCAGCTCGCGCGCGACCGCCATGCCGACGAGACCGGACCCCCCGAGGATCAGAACGCTCCTGCCACCTATATCCATTGGCTCCGTTACTCCCTGTCCTCACCCGCCCGCTTCACGCGCCGCAGCGATTCCAGCTCGCGTGCATCGAGTGCGCGGTACTCACCTACCGGCAGGTCGCCCAGACGGATCGGGCCATAGCGAACCCGGCGCAACCGTACCACTTCATAGCCCAGCTCTGCGAACATGCGCCGCACTTCGCGCTTGCGCCCCTCGCGCAGCGTCAGCACCACGCGGCGACCGCCCTTGCGACGCACTGTGTGCGCGCGTGCCCGGCCGTCATCGAGCTGAACACCGCGCCGCAGCGCCTCGAGCGCCGCGTCATCGACCTGTTCCTTCAGCTCGACGTCGTATTCGCGATCGATGCCATAGCGCGGATGCAGCAGCCGGTGCGCCGTGTCGCCATCGTTCGTCAGCAGGACGAGTCCCTCACTGTCGAAATCCAGGCGGCCGACATAAAACAGCCGCCGCATCGGCGGCGGCACCAGGTCGTAGAGCGTGCGACGACCCTGCGGATCGCTGCGCGTGCTCATGTAGCCGCGCGGCTTGTGCAGCGCAAACCACTGCGAGGGAGCACTGCGGATCCGCTTGCCGTCCACACGCACGTCGTCGGACGGCTGCACGCGCACGCCGAGCTCGGTCGCGATCCTGCCGTTGATGCTGACACGGCCACCCGTGATCAGCTCCTCACTGCTTCGTCGCGAGGCGACGCCGGCCTGCGCGAGGAACTTCTGCAGACGGATGCCCCGCTCGTCCGCCATCACCGCTGCGACGAGACCTCGTCGAGCTCCGTGTCCCCGACGGACGAGGATTCAGCGACATCAGTCTCGGTAGCCGCCAGCGGCTCACCATCAGCTTCGCCGCCGGCCCCGGCATCGAGCGTCACTGTGCCCGGCTCGACATCCTGCGCGACGTCGGCGTCGAAGGACTGCTCCTCAACGTCCGCCCCGGGCTCGTCGTCCGCAGCGCCCTGGATCTTACTGTCCTCAATGCCGGCGGCGTCGACCTCCGACGCCGCGCCATCCGACGCACGCTGGACCGGGGGAGCCGCATCCGGAGCAGCAGCCTCCGCCGCGGCTTCGTTTCCGGCGTCCGGCTGACCGGCCGCACCGGTCTCACTGGCGGGTTGCTGACCGGTCTCCGCATCCGCTGCGGCGCCGCCCGCCGGGACATCGCCCTCCTCCAGCGGCAGCGTGGTGGCGGGCGTGCGGTCCCGCAGCACGACCGGCAGCTCGTCCGGCCGCGGCAGATCCTCGAGGGAGCGGAACCCGAAATGCTCCAGGAACTTCTGCGTCGTACCGTACAGCAGCGGTCGGCCGAGCCCCTCGCCGCGCGCCACCGGCTCGATCAGACTGCGCTCCTGGAGCGTGCGCAGAACGCCGCTCGAGCCGACACCCCGGATGTCTTCGATCTCGGCACGGCCGAGTGGCTGGCGATACGCGATGATCGCCAGGACTTCGAGTGCGGGTGCGGACAGTCGTGACGGCTGCGGCACGCTGTCATAGCGCTCCAGCACCGTCACGAATTCCGGGCGAGTGAGCAGCTGAAAGCCGCCACCCACCTCGTAGATCTGGAACGATCGCTCGCTCAGCTCGTATTCGGCGCGCAGCTCCTGGATGACCGCCTCGACCGTGTCCTCATCGAGACGCTCGTCCACACGCGACAGGTCCGCCGCCGACAGAGGTGCGTCGCTCGCGAACAGCAGTGATTCAATGATCTGCGTCAGACGCATCCGCCTCCACGTCCTTCCTTCTGTACAGCCATATCTCTGCAAACGGCTCGCTCTGCCTCATCGCGACCTGCCGCCGCTTCGCCAGCTCGAGACCTGCCATGAACGTCACCACACCATGCAGCTTGTCGAACGGCTGCACCAGACGACGGAACTCGACCCGCGCGATACGCGCGAGCGTCTGCACGATGAGACCGATCTTGTCCTCGATCGGAACCGCACGCGCAAGAATCACGTGATCCTCGGGACCCTTCGGCCGCTCGTTGAGCCGCAGCGCGCCCGCGTAGACCTCTTCCCACGTCAGCTCCAGCTCGGTCGCCACCTTCGGCGCCGATCGCGGCGGCACGTGACCTCGCGTGTAGCGACGCGCCCTGTCCGCCTCCGCCTCCGCGAGCCTGAGCGAGGCCTCCCGGAAATGCTCATACTCCAGCAGCCGCCGCACCAGCTCGGCCCGCGGATCCTCGAGCTCGCCCTCCGCTCCGGCCCGCCGCGGCAGCAGCATCTGCGCCTTGATGCGTACCAGGGTCGCCGCCATCTCGAGGAACTCGCCCGCCCGGTCCAGCCCCAGCTGCTCCACCGCCCGTACGGCGCGCAGGAACTGCTCAGTGATCTGCGCGATCGGGATATCGAAAACGTCGATATCCTGCTCGCGGATCAGGTGCAGCAGCAGGTCCAGCGGACCCGAAAAGCGGTCCAGCTCAACGACGAAGGCGCCGTCCGCGTTCGCGACCGGTCTTTCTGCTTCAACCACGTCGGATATCCAGGGGTTCGGCGGCGGCTCGTCCCGCATCGCCACGGCTCGCATGACCGCAGCGGGCCGTCAGCAGGACGCCTGCGAAGGGAGACTTCATAGGCGGCAGAAGTTACGCGAGGATACGGGCTGGCGCTACCCCGGGTTGCAGGGGGCAGGGGCATGGGTGCGGGCAGGGGCATTCGACGGCGGTGTCAGGTTGTCATGGGCGTGGGAACGGGCACGGGCATGTGGAAGGCGCACGCACACGTTTACGGGCGGAGGCAGAGGCAGCCGGCGTTCGTCGCTGCCTTCGAGTGCCTGGTGTGATCCGGGGCAGGGTCGCTGCGCGCGGAGGAAGGGGCAGGGGCTTCGCTGCCCCTCATCCTTGCCTCCGCGCAGCGACCCTGCCCCGGAAGAAATCGAGATGGGAATATCACGGAGATGGCTGGCTGCCCGTGACCGTGCCCGTAAACGTGTGCGTGCGCCTTCCACATGCCCCTGCACCTGCCCACGCCCATGATAACCTGACACCGCCGTTCCTCCGCCGGCGCAGGGGCATGCCGCTGCCCGCGCGGGCAGGGCTGCCGTTGACAGCCCTGCCGCCACCCGGTAAGTTTCAAGGCTCGAAGGTTCAGAACACAGGTCCAGTTACGACTCGCAGGAGGCCGGTCTTGGCGAACACGCCCAGCGCAGAAAAGCGGATCCGTCAGGCGCACAAGCGCGCCGAAAACAACCGTTCGCACCGTTCGCGGGTGAAGACCGCGATCAAGAGAGTCATGGGTGCGGGTGATGCGGGTGCGGCGGAGTCGGCCTATCGCGAAGTCGCCGCGCTTCTCGACCGTATGGCAAGCCGTCGGATCATCCATCCGAACAAGGCCGCGCGGAAGAAGTCGCAGCTGGCCCGCCACGTGGCGACACTGGGCGGCTGAGACCACCTGCGGCGGACAAATCATGAGCCTCGCGGCCTTCGGGTCGCGAGGCTTTCTGCATCCGGGCGCATGATTGCTCGAACCGTGTGCGGCGGTCCTGCTCAGTGCGAGTCGAACAGGTCGAGCGTGTCGAGGGCGGCATTGCGCGCTGCGGGGTCCTCTTCCGACGGCGGCTCGGTGGGCGAGCCGGCCGCGTTGTCGGCGTCCGGTCGGACGCCGGGCGGGTCATTCCGACGCTCTGTCGGCGTGGGAGCCTCATCGCGGAGCCGGGGGGTGGGCGCCTCGGGCATCGCTAGCGGGCTGAGATTGTGGTGCCTGAGGAAATCGCGGCCGAAATTGCGGTCGTATGCGGTCCAGCCGGCCGGCACCGCGTCGAGGAGCGACCCGGCCTGGTTGAGCTTGGCGTCGAGGTCATCGGCGTAGTGGAGCACGATGGCTTCGAGGGTCCGCGGCTCGCGCGGGCTCTGCCACTCGTAGCGGCCCTGGTGGCTGGCGATCAGATGCTGGAGCAGCAGCAGCCGCGAGGGTGGCAGCGCGGCCACGCTGCCGGCCGCGTCGCTCACCATCTGCAGCCCGATCAGGATGTGCCCGAGGAGCTTGCCCTCGTCGGTATATGGGAAGCCTGCCCGTGCGCCGATCTCGCGGACCTTCCCGATATCGTGCAGGAGAGCACCTGCGATGAGCAGGTCACGGTCGATGACCGGGCCGTAGTGGCCGGCCAGGAGCTCGCATACGCGGACGACGGAGAGCGTGTGCTCGAGCAGGCCACCGAGGTATGCATGGTGGTTCTGCTTGGCAGCCGGAGCGAGACGGAACGCGTGGCCGGTATCTGTGTCCGCGCCGAGCAGCACGTGCAGCAGCGTGCGCAGGCCGGCATCACCAATGGAGCCGATGGCAGCACTCAGCTCGGCGTCCATGTGCTCCGCGCCGCGGGCCGACCGCGGCAGGAACAGGACGAGGTCATCGAGCTCGACACGGAGCGGAGCGATCTCCTCCACCTTGAGCTGCCGCTCCGCCTGGTAGCGCTCGAGCCGACCGCGCACGCCGACGTACATTCCCGGACGCAGCACGTCCGCCACCGATTCCACACCCTCCCACATGCGTGCCTCGACGCTGCCGTAGCAGTCGGTCAGGTGCAGCTTCAGGAAGGGGGCGTCATTGCGGGTACGGCCGACGGTGAGCGAGTGGATCGCGTAGCAGGCTGTGATGTCCTCGAGGTCCGCATGGCTGTGGGCGGGCGGCCAGGGGAACGGTCGGTCACCGATCCATTCCCGCGGCGTCGGATCCGCCGCGCTGGTCACGGGCGGTCCGCGGCTGCGTCGTGGACGATCCGGCCTTCGACGATGGTGTAGACCGCGCGACCGCGGAGCTGTCGGCCGGTGAACGGCGTGTTGCGGCTCTTGGAACGCAGCAGCTTCGGATCGACCGTCCATTCCCACGCGGGATCGAATACCGTGACATCGGCCGGTGCGTCGCGTCCGAGCGTGCCGCCGGGCAGGTTGAAGGCGCGGGCGGGCTGCGTGCTCATGCGCATCACGAGTGTCGGCAGATCGATGACGGCGCGCTCGACGAGCTCGGTGATGGCGAGACCGAGGGCAGTCTCGAGACCGATCAGGCCGAACGGCGCGTCCTCGAAGGCCTGCTCCTTCTCGTCGTAGTGATGCGGGGCGTGGTCCGTGGCAATCACATCCAGCGTGCCGTCCCGCACGCCCTCGATCACGGCGGCACGGTCCGCAGCCGTTCGGAGCGGTGGATTCACCTTCGCGTTCGTGCGATACGATTCGACGGCGTCATCGGTGAGCGTGAAGTGATGGGGAGTCGCCTCCGCCGTGACGGGTATGCCACGCGCCTTTGCCGCACGGATCATCTCGACGCCGCCGCTCGTAGTGACGTGCTGGATGTGGAGGCGGCCGCCCGTCAGGCCGGCGAGCAGCAGGTCACGCGCAATGCAGACGTCTTCCGCGGCGTTCGGGATGCCGATCAGGCCGAGCCGCGTCGACATCATACCCTCGTTCATCGAGCCGCCGCGCGAGAGCGTCACGTCCTCGCAGTGGCTAGCGACGGGGATGCCGAAGGTGCGCGCGTACTCCAGCGCCAGACGCATCAGTCCCGCGCTCGGCACGGGGCGGCCGTCATCGGTGATGGCCACAGCGCCCGCATCGATCATCTCACCGATCTCCGTCAGCCGCTCGCCCTTCTGGCCGATCGAGACGGCACCCGTAGGGTACACGCGCGCACTGCCCGCGCGAATGCCCTGCGCGCGCACGAAGCCGACCGCGGCGGGATCATCGATGGGCGGGTCGGTATTGGGCATCGCGCACACTGCCGTAAAGCCGCCGGCCGCGGCCGCACGGGCACCGGTTGCGATCGTCTCCTTGTGCTCCTGTCCGGGCTCGCGCAGGTGCACGTGCAGATCGATGAGACCCGGGCACACGATGAGGCCGGCCACATCCACGATCTCCGCGTCGTCCGGGCGCCCCAGATCGGAGCCCACGTCCGTGACGCGGCCATCGCGCAGCAGCACGTCCGCCACGCCGTCCTGTCCGGCGGCGGGATCAATGACGCGGCCGCCGCGCAGGAGCAGCGGCCGGGCACCTGACGCGCGTGCTTCACTCGCCATGCTTTGCCGACTCCGCCGTTTCGGGCCGACCGCCCGCCAGCAGGTAGAGGACTGCCATGCGTATAGCCACGCCGTTAGTCACCTGATCGAGAATCACGGAGTGCGGTCCGTCAGCGACATCGCTGTCGATCTCGACACCGCGGTTCATGGGGCCGGGGTGCAGAATGAGGAGATCGCGCGGTGCGCGCTCGACGCGTTCGCTCGTGACGCCGAAGAACCGGTTGTATTCGCGCAAGCTCGGCACGAAGCCGGACTGCATGCGCTCGAGCTGGAGGCGCAGGACGTTCAGGACGTCGGCCCACTCGATCGCGTCCTCGATCCGGCCGAACACCGTGACGCCGAGATCCGCGATGTCGCGTGGCAGCAGCGTTCTTGGTGCGCAAACGGCCACCTCCGCGCCGAGCTTCGTCAGACCCCAGATGTTGGAGCGGGCGACACGCGAGTGCAGCACGTCGCCCACAATGCAGACCCTCTGACCATTCAGGTCGCCACGGTGGTCGCGTATCGTCAGCATGTCGAGCAGACCCTGGGTGGGGTGCTCATGCCGGCCGTCACCCGCGTTGATGACATTCGAGGGGATGCGTTCCGCAAGAAAACGCGCCGCGCCGGATGAGCCATGGCGGATGACGACCATGTCGATCCGCATTGCCTCGAGGTTACGCGCGGTATCGACGAGCGTCTCGCCCTTCTGCACGCTGGAGCCGGTGGATGCGATGTTCACTGTGTCGGCCGAGAGTCGCTTTTCCGCGAACTCGAAGGATATGCGCGTGCGCGTCGATGCCTCGAAGAACAGGT
Protein-coding regions in this window:
- a CDS encoding VWA domain-containing protein, translated to MSFARPDLLPLIFIVPLLLAGAVWLYARRRERIARAFSDPHLLARLGGADLLRFPMPRLVLLVLAGASLGAAAAGPRWGYRTGEGQTLSLNVVVATDISKSMLVPDVEPNRLERARLFARRMLRELPGDRFGLVVFAGRAYILSPLTSDHSALELYLDALDPEMVSQGGSSLAAAIAQATDLVRGSETAGGERAVVLLSDGEALEEVGGVEAAADRAARAGVRFITIGVGTPDGDRVPDIDPATGQVIGFKRDEAGQIVISRLDENLLRSVAQRTGGRYVRMDDAAALARVIDELQGMQREEGESTQRVEPRERFALFAALALIMLGLDMLLYGGARRTTRTRRPLTDEEAAAGEAARRARPARRRVVHATMVALLLGAAGFGVGDVEKGNRLYREGKYEEAAAAYQRVVESGDASPQVYYNLGTALLALGRYDEADTHFQRALEGVDPELRERAFYNLGNRFLQDARARSDLRQQGTLLDAAIEAYKRTLRIDPADVDAKWNLEMALREREENEQQQQSMPQQQDQEQDESGDSEQEQEQSGGGSGSSDSESPAGEGEESGTEMEDQPMSQEQADRILSAIEQDERDLTREKLRRGQRRVPVLRDW
- a CDS encoding VWA domain-containing protein, whose protein sequence is MSVGFANPWALLLLLGIPLYVWLTRREQPRSLTFSRAGLLGRVAPRSAQWLARVPGWLRALAVTALIVAIATPRTGAAVVDIDAEGIAIAVVVDISSSMLAEDLSVEDEEGRSNTRNRLAVAKETVAEFVRGRQYDRIGLVAFAGEALTQVPITIDYPVIYQALDQLSAGTGMLEDGTAIGTAIATAANRLRRAPGESRVMILMTDGENNRGDIDPLTAAQAAAAFDIRIYTIGVGSDGVAPIPIATGPFGVQYANLPVHIDEDLLREIAATSGGQYFRATNEEALDSIYGRIDQLERTDVEVRRYVNYTPHYLPLIAFAMLALITEWSLRASRFGRVP
- a CDS encoding DUF4381 family protein → MRCFGVVLLVLCAGSAAAQQPRAAVVPESITVGDVFHAAVRVELPEGFRLVAPDSLALVDDIEHAGRREVRFDTAGGVRQATLLYPLAAWRPGTYELSPVTLRITGAQRDTTLQVQLPTFEVTSVLPADTAGIEPKPAKDVLGANRLWWPILLALLIAALVAAALYAWWRRRRRAEAPIVFTPAVPPLEVALAQLTALRREGLIERGEFREFYGRLTETLRHYAAAMEPSWSTDLTTSELAVRLRADAGMQDALELTRILGAADMVKFARAVTTRDTASGDLDAARTWIERFAARLEPDAPDERRAA
- a CDS encoding DUF58 domain-containing protein, which encodes MIRFLRRPPAPEPESTAPATRDVLRQVRQIELRTRGLVTSIFGGEYQSVFRGQGMEFSEVREYEPGDDVRNIDWNVTARTGHPYVKKHVEERELTVLLVVDLSGSEQFGTRGRFKAELAAELAAVLALSAVRNNDRVGLLIFSDHVEHVVPPRKGRRHALRLIRDVLAFHPRGRGTDIAGALDYAARLLAHRGIIFLLSDFAVRSADDGAAAAEAARWEKTLRLVSRRHDVVGVSISDPAELDLPDVGIVALEDPETGELTWVDTGRDDVHDEFSDLLTRERSETRKLFRRLGVDEIEVRTDQPYVKPLLAFFRRRERQRGR
- a CDS encoding MoxR family ATPase codes for the protein MSTTPAAGRELAERIRTELRKRVVGQEAMIDRLLVGLLTGGHVLLEGVPGLAKTLTVRSLADAMSATFERIQFTPDLLPADVVGTMIYNQRTGDFTARRGPIFANILLADEINRAPPKVQAALLEAMQEHQVTLGGETFPLPKPFLVLATQNPIEQEGTYPLPEAQVDRFMLKLRVGYPPKSDEKEIMRRMAGRDPVVLERVATPEEILSARQEILGVYMDEKIEDYIVSIVHATREPADYGLSSIAPLIQYGASPRASIYLALCARAHAYLDGRGYVLPDDVKAIGPDVLRHRIITSFEAEAEEVTSDDIVARVFAAVEVP
- a CDS encoding pseudouridine synthase, with the protein product MADERGIRLQKFLAQAGVASRRSSEELITGGRVSINGRIATELGVRVQPSDDVRVDGKRIRSAPSQWFALHKPRGYMSTRSDPQGRRTLYDLVPPPMRRLFYVGRLDFDSEGLVLLTNDGDTAHRLLHPRYGIDREYDVELKEQVDDAALEALRRGVQLDDGRARAHTVRRKGGRRVVLTLREGRKREVRRMFAELGYEVVRLRRVRYGPIRLGDLPVGEYRALDARELESLRRVKRAGEDRE